The following coding sequences lie in one Colletes latitarsis isolate SP2378_abdomen unplaced genomic scaffold, iyColLati1 scaffold0013, whole genome shotgun sequence genomic window:
- the LOC143350673 gene encoding uncharacterized protein LOC143350673 translates to MSQEKLWEVIRSERPATEDAVWVQKYNEARATIGLLVEDSQLQHMRNVKTSCEVWDSLQGYHQKATLTNKVLLLKQLCRTAMKENGNMEEHITTIAEISDGAYLGTEKHQEDNKNVWIVDSGATSHTATSKKFFQEFDTRRKGQVCLAEEQKIAEVQGIASVKKLVKDGYRLTFDENDCKIMKDNKLQAIAKLSPELYQVSPIEKVYIASGSIVNGHTADCQHTWHRRFGHRDFNAIKFLGNKDLATGIKIKNCGQQMICECCVKGKMARLPFSKVSKSKTNSILDLIHTDVFGPMQTVTPSNKRKGFKHSIQQFIHLSRMALLSERIGRYLRWQDVCCSMPDVGNLHIFGCSAYIHIHKEQRKKLDDKAEKFTFVGYSDESKAFRLLDTKTNRIKISCDVVFLDLTARKTTMKMLKGKSRPVKNQLTIKMLKVKSHPVKNQLTIKNQTTDQVQTNICQVKRQTVIMRKRIAYSADGLKERIKEYHQIGFLKHYLGIEMRRNEEGFYSINQAKYIKKILHRFGLQDAKGSSVPLDHTYFKYKENGSEMPKSDRYQQLIGALLYVAVNSRPDISASVAILSQHNKHPTTNDWIETKRVARYLKQTIDYELKLGQRVKSRKLIGFADADWAQDRNDRKSNSGYLYQFAGASISWACRKQPCVSLSSTEAEYIALAEATQEAVWIQRLLEDFGKGTQDTIIYEDNQSCLKLTSNKKFNNRTKHIDTKFHNIKDIKDRGKIDYQYCPTDEMPADMLTKPLAKVKLKYMAEKCALRQQIKQF, encoded by the exons atgagtcag GAAAAACTATGGGAAGTGATAAGAAGTGAAAGACCCGCTACGGAAGATGCTGTTTGGGTGCAAAAGTATAATGAAGCACGCGCTACAATAGGACTATTAGTAGAAGACAGCCAACTGCAGCACATGAGGAATGTCAAAACATCATGTGAGGTATGGGATTCTCTACAAGGATATCACCAAAAGGCCACGTTAACGAATAAAGTATTGTTGCTAAAACAATTATGTAGAACAGCCATGAAAGAAAATGGCAACATGGAGGAACATATTACCACAAT AGCAGAAATTTCTGATGGAGCATATCTTGGAACGGAGAAGCATCAAGAGGACAATAAAAATGTATGGATCGTCGACTCTGGGGCAACAAGCCATACGGCGACTTCGAAGAAGTTTTTTCAAGAATTCGACACGCGAAGGAAAGGTCAAGTGTGTCTTGCAGAGGAACAAAAGATTGCTGAAGTGCAAGGAATCGCTTCGG TAAAGAAACTGGTGAAAGATGGATACAGATTGACGTTTGACGAAAACGATTGTAAGATCATGAAGGACAACAAATTACAAGCGATTGCGAAATTGTCACCCGAGTTGTATCAAGTAAGTCCAATTGAAAAAGTATATATAGCGAGCGGAAGTATTGTTAATGGGCATACAGCGGATTGCCAGCATACCTGGCACCGTCGCTTCGGGCATAGAGATTTTAACGCCATAAAGTTTTTAGGTAATAAAGATCTAGCCACAGGTATCAAGATTAAGAATTGTGGACAGCAGATGATTTGTGAATGCTGCGTTAAGGGTAAAATGGCTAGATTACCTTTCTCAAAAGTATCAAAAAGCAAGACAAATTCAATTCTAGATCTCATACATACGGACGTGTTCGGACCTATGCAAACAGTAACACCGAGCAACAAAAG GAAGGGATTCAAGCACAGTATACAACAGTTTATTCACCTCAGCAGAATGGCGTTGCTGAGCGAAAGAATCGGTCGCTACTTGAGATGGCAAGATGTATGCTGCTCGATG CCCGATGTCGGAAATTTACACATTTTTGGTTGCAGTGCATACATACACATACATAAGGAACAGAGGAAGAAATTAGACGACAAAGCTGAGAAATTTACATTCGTTGGCTACTCCGATGAATCAAAGGCGTTTCGTTTATTAGACACAAAAACAAATCGCATCAAGATCAGCTGCGACGTTGTGTTTTTAGATTTA acagcacggaagacgaCCATGAAGATGTTGAAAGGGAAAAGTCGCCCAGTGAAGAATCAGCTGACGATCAAGATGTTGAAAGTGAAAAGTCATCCAGTGAAGAATCAGCTGACGATCAAGAATCAGACGACGGACCAAGTACAGACGAATATATGTCAAGTAAAGAGACAAACGGTGATCATGAGGAAACGGATCGCATACAGTGCAGACGGTCTCAAAGAACGAATAAAGGAGTACCACCAGATAG GATTCTTGAAACATTATTTAGGAATAGAGATGAGAAGAAATGAAGAAGGCTTTTACAGCATAAATCAagcgaaatatattaaaaaaatattacacagATTCGGTCTTCAAGATGCAAAAGGATCAAGTGTACCTTTAGATCAcacgtattttaaatataaagaaaATGGATCAGAAATGCCAAAAAGTGACAGGTATCAACAGCTCATCGGTGCTTTATTGTACGTAGCAGTAAACAGTAGACCGGACATATCCGCAAGCGTTGCTATTTTAAGCCAACACAACAAGCATCCCACAACAAATGACTGGATAGAAACGAAAAGAGTCGCTCGCTATTTAAAACAAACAATTGATTATGAACTGAAACTTGGTCAAAGGGTTAAAAGCAGGAAACTAATTGGTTTTGCAGACGCCGATTGGGCACAAGACAGAAATGATAGAAAGTCGAATAGCGGATATTTGTATCAATTTGCCGGAGCTTCGATAAGTTGGGCTTGCAGGAAGCAGCCATGTGTTTCACTATCGTCTACTGAAGCGGAATATATAGCCCTTGCCGAAGCTACTCAAGAAGCTGTATGGATACAACGTCTACTGGAAGATTTTGGAAAAGGGACCCAGGACACAATCATCTACGAAGACAACCAAAGTTGCTTAAAACTCACATCCAACAAGAAGTTTAACAATAGGACAAAACACATTGATACAAAGTTCCATAATATAAAAGACATTAAGGATCGGGGAAAAATAGATTATCAATACTGCCCTACAGATGAAATGCCTGCCGACATGTTAACTAAACCtcttgcaaaagtaaaattaaaatatatggcaGAAAAGTGTGCACTGCGTCaacaaataaaacaattttaa